A genomic region of Deltaproteobacteria bacterium contains the following coding sequences:
- the ilvC gene encoding ketol-acid reductoisomerase produces the protein RPGKYLAFGHGFNIHYRKIVPPAGVNVFMVAPKGPGHLVRSEYQKGRGVPCLLAVAQDPSADTKQIGLAYAKAIGGTRAGVLETTFKEETETDLFGEQSVLCGGLTELIRAGFETLVEAGYSPEMAYFECLHEVKLIVDLIYEGGIANMRYSISNTAEYGDMTRGKRIIGDETRRAMKAILADIQSGKFADEWITEYRCGLPHFRELRKEAAKHPVEEVGAKLRGLMPWLASERLVDRSRN, from the coding sequence AGGCCCGGAAAGTACCTGGCCTTCGGCCACGGCTTCAACATCCACTACCGGAAGATCGTCCCGCCCGCGGGCGTGAACGTCTTCATGGTGGCGCCCAAGGGCCCGGGCCACCTGGTGCGCAGCGAGTACCAGAAGGGCCGGGGGGTCCCGTGTCTGCTCGCCGTGGCGCAGGACCCGAGCGCGGACACGAAGCAGATCGGGCTCGCCTACGCCAAGGCGATCGGCGGCACGCGCGCGGGCGTCCTGGAGACCACCTTCAAGGAGGAGACCGAGACCGACCTCTTCGGCGAGCAGTCGGTCCTCTGCGGCGGGCTGACCGAGCTGATCCGCGCCGGCTTCGAGACGCTCGTCGAGGCCGGCTATTCCCCGGAGATGGCGTACTTCGAGTGCCTGCACGAGGTGAAGCTGATCGTCGACCTGATCTACGAGGGCGGCATCGCCAACATGCGCTACTCGATCAGCAACACCGCCGAGTACGGCGACATGACGCGCGGCAAGCGCATCATCGGCGACGAGACGCGCCGGGCGATGAAGGCGATCCTCGCCGACATCCAGTCGGGCAAGTTCGCCGACGAGTGGATCACCGAGTACCGCTGCGGCCTGCCGCACTTCCGAGAGCTCAGGAAGGAGGCCGCGAAGCACCCGGTCGAGGAGGTCGGGGCGAAGCTGCGCGGCCTGATGCCCTGGCTCGCCTCCGAGCGGCTCGTCGACCGCTCGCGGAACTAG
- a CDS encoding phosphatidylserine decarboxylase family protein: protein MAIAREGWPVIGTAAGVLGLVGAVGTLAGHPASLVPLVLAVGFCLYFFRDPERRAPPGERLVVSPADGRVVAVVEERDERVLGAPATRVSIFMSPLDVHVNRNPVSGTVALVRHSAGRFRAAFADKASLDNARTAVVLESGGRRYLLVQIAGALARRIVCRLRPGDRVQRGERFGMIMFGSRVDLFLPVGVAPVVRRGDRVRAGTSVVAEERS from the coding sequence GTGGCGATCGCGCGCGAGGGCTGGCCCGTCATCGGCACGGCCGCCGGCGTGCTCGGCTTGGTGGGCGCGGTGGGCACCCTCGCCGGCCACCCGGCCTCCCTCGTGCCGCTCGTCCTTGCGGTCGGCTTCTGCCTCTACTTCTTCCGCGACCCCGAGCGCCGCGCGCCGCCCGGCGAGCGGCTCGTCGTCTCGCCGGCCGACGGGCGCGTGGTGGCCGTGGTCGAGGAGCGGGACGAGCGCGTGCTCGGGGCGCCCGCGACGCGCGTCAGCATCTTCATGTCGCCGCTCGACGTGCACGTGAATCGCAACCCGGTCTCCGGCACGGTCGCGCTGGTGCGTCACAGCGCGGGCAGGTTCCGCGCCGCCTTCGCCGACAAGGCCTCGCTCGACAACGCGCGTACCGCCGTCGTGCTCGAGAGCGGCGGGCGCCGCTATCTCCTCGTGCAAATCGCCGGCGCGCTCGCCCGGCGCATAGTGTGCCGACTGCGCCCGGGCGACCGCGTGCAACGTGGCGAGCGTTTCGGCATGATCATGTTCGGCTCGCGGGTCGACCTCTTCCTGCCGGTCGGGGTCGCGCCGGTCGTCCGCCGCGGCGACCGGGTGCGGGCCGGCACGAGCGTCGTCGCCGAGGAGAGGTCGTGA
- the pssA gene encoding CDP-diacylglycerol--serine O-phosphatidyltransferase, translating to MPPLRKGVYLLPNLLTSAGLFSGFYSIICTLNGGKWYWYAAVMILLAQLCDALDGRIARLTRSTSSFGIQYDSLADLVAFGVAPGILVYQWALRPWGRWGWLAASLYVTCGALRLARFNVQIASVEKRYFVGLPIPAAADVIAATVLLHYRLYHWLGGEGETGKHITMLLLIFAVAALMVSEIRYYSFKEIRFHHRHPFPVLLGLILLIYLAVGAPEVVLFLGIGSYAASGPLSAIVRRLRGRPPEPAVSAEPPAVRAVVLDKPGQGR from the coding sequence ATCCCGCCGCTGCGCAAGGGCGTCTACCTGCTGCCCAACCTGCTCACCTCGGCCGGGCTCTTCTCGGGCTTCTACTCGATCATCTGCACGCTCAACGGCGGCAAATGGTACTGGTACGCGGCGGTGATGATCCTCCTGGCGCAGCTCTGCGACGCGCTCGACGGCCGGATCGCGCGGCTCACGCGCTCGACCAGCTCCTTCGGCATCCAGTACGACTCGCTCGCCGACCTGGTCGCTTTCGGGGTGGCGCCCGGCATCCTCGTCTACCAGTGGGCGCTTAGGCCGTGGGGGCGCTGGGGCTGGCTCGCCGCCTCGCTCTACGTGACCTGCGGCGCGCTCCGGCTCGCGCGCTTCAACGTGCAGATCGCCTCGGTCGAGAAGCGGTACTTCGTCGGCCTCCCGATCCCGGCAGCGGCCGACGTGATCGCGGCGACCGTGCTGCTCCACTACCGGCTCTACCATTGGCTCGGCGGCGAGGGCGAGACCGGCAAGCACATCACGATGCTGCTCCTCATCTTCGCCGTGGCCGCACTCATGGTGAGCGAGATCCGCTACTACTCCTTCAAGGAGATCCGCTTCCACCACCGCCATCCGTTCCCTGTCCTGCTCGGGCTGATCCTCCTCATCTACCTCGCGGTGGGAGCGCCCGAGGTGGTGCTCTTCCTCGGCATCGGGAGCTACGCGGCCTCGGGGCCGCTCAGCGCCATCGTGCGCCGCCTGCGGGGCCGCCCGCCCGAGCCCGCCGTCAGCGCGGAGCCGCCCGCGGTGCGGGCGGTCGTGCTTGACAAGCCCGGGCAGGGCCGCTAA